The following are encoded together in the Triticum dicoccoides isolate Atlit2015 ecotype Zavitan chromosome 6B, WEW_v2.0, whole genome shotgun sequence genome:
- the LOC119325415 gene encoding early nodulin-like protein 2 encodes MAKGAGYGLGFVCFALVAAMAGAVQFKVGGDSGWSVAGASKESYNTWAMKNRFQVGDTLVFVYPKDKDSVLVVQPSDYNACNTSSYDKKFADGNTVFTLDHAGAFFFVSGVEANCRANEKLIVMVLAGRNGTGTAAAPPPSTPAAPAPATSSPPPAASSPPPATPTSPTPAAPSPTSAPPPASASAPPPASSPASAPPTSSPTAPASPPLPTPSAPTGAPPMAPSANAPAGADGGSTNSTGTSSSPPPAGSNERNGATLTVTGATGLAGSAAACIVGYAMLAL; translated from the exons ATGGCGAAGGGTGCTGGTTACGGGCTTGGGTTCGTCTGCTTCGCTCTTGTGGCGGCGATGGCcggcgcggtgcagttcaaggtcgGCGGCGACAGCGGGTGGAGCGTGGCCGGCGCCAGCAAGGAGTCGTACAACACTTGGGCGATGAAGAACAGGTTCCAGGTCGGAGACACTCTAG TGTTCGTGTACCCCAAGGACAAGGACTCGGTGCTGGTGGTGCAGCCGTCCGACTACAACGCCTGCAACACGTCGTCGTACGACAAGAAGTTCGCCGACGGCAACACCGTCTTCACCCTGGACCACGCCGGCGCCTTCTTCTTCGTCAGCGGCGTCGAGGCCAACTGCCGCGCCAACGAGAAGCTCATCGTCATGGTCCTCGCCGGCCGCAACGGCACAGgcacggccgccgcgccgccgccttcgacGCCCGCCGCTCCGGCACCAGCAACGTCATCTCCACCTCCGGCCGCTTCCAGCCCGCCGCCTGCGACGCCCACCTCACCAACCCCCGCGGCGCCCAGTCCCACCTCGGCTCCTCCTCCCGCCTCCGCTTCCGCCCCGCCACCGGCCTCTTCCCCTGCATCTGCTCCTCCGACCTCGTCGCCCACTGCTCCGGCGTCCCCGCCTCTGCCCACTCCGTCGGCCCCGACCGGCGCCCCGCCGATGGCGCCCTCGGCGAACGCTCCGGCCGGCGCAGACGGAGGAAGCACGAACTCAACGGGCACGTCATCGTCCCCGCCTCCAGCCGGCTCCAACGAGCGGAACGGCGCCACGCTCACGGTTACCGGCGCCACAGGTCTCGCCGGATCGGCCGCGGCCTGCATCGTCGGCTACGCCATGCTCGCTCTGTGA
- the LOC119325741 gene encoding uncharacterized protein LOC119325741: MTEPPFLPRERLFKQQQYFQSLSKHTHLKGRYDAITSVGIPLALAASSLFMIGRGVYNMSHGIGKKE, from the exons ATGACGGAACCACCATTTTTGCCACGTGAGAGGCTTTTTAAGCAGCAGCAGTATTTCCAGAGCTTGAGCAAGCACACTCACCTGAAAGGGCGTTACGATGCGATCACCTCCGTCGGCATCCCCCTTGCGCTTGCTGCATCGAGCCTATTCATGATT GGCCGTGGTGTCTACAACATGTCTCACGGAATTGGGAAAAAGGAGTGA
- the LOC119320229 gene encoding CRIB domain-containing protein RIC10-like, whose product MAVKMKGIFKGLRIFSHMFAQKEHEMEIGFPTDVKHVAHIGLGTSDTSPSWMNEFKSSEDLSAGSLSTAEQSRQTSWTSTDFEPARSMLPTEINFPDRPAQESSSCPPRGPRKARRKKTRTSSPTSARSSSSRSRASFATAFDDFNESQRGLRVV is encoded by the exons ATGGCGGTAAAGATGAAAGGAATCTTCAAAGGGCTGAGGATATTCTCGCACATGTTTG CTCAAAAGGAGCATGAGATGGAAATTGGGTTCCCTACAGATGTAAAACATGTGGCTCACATAGGGTTGGGCACCAGTGACACATCTCCAAGCTGG ATGAATGAGTTCAAGTCATCAGAAGATTTATCTGCAGGCTCTCTGAGCACAGCTGAGCAGTCAAGACAGACTTCTTGGACCTCTACAG ACTTTGAGCCAGCAAGATCTATGCTGCCAACTGAGATTAATTTCCCAGACAGACCTGCACAGGAGTCCTCCTCCTGCCCCCCAAGAGGCCCCAGgaaggcaaggaggaagaagaccagGACATCGTCACCCACCTCTGCAAGATCATCTTCCTCGAGGTCGAGGGCCTCCTTCGCGACGGCGTTCGACGATTTCAACGAGTCGCAAAGAGGGCTTCGGGTCGTGTAA